A single genomic interval of Halocatena salina harbors:
- the cas1 gene encoding CRISPR-associated endonuclease Cas1 → MKASDGMFTDSVIYVTTQGAQVQTDGGQIVVYDVDGDQGELGTFPTEKVDTINVFGGVNFSTPFVARANEHGIVLNYFTETGKYRGSFVPERNTIAEVRRAQYALSDKMELAIASSMIGAKIRNAQTLLARKGIHGTAELATLRERTKSVTSKDDLRGVEGGAAEQYFNRLDETLIEGWTFETRSKRPPEDHINSLLSLTYVMMKNEVLSALRCYNLDPFLGVLHADRQGRPSLALDLQEEFRPLFCDAFVLRLVNRRTITHDQFRENNHLTDDAFQLYLDKFDDYMSETLTHPYFEYQVSRRKAIRQQAILLRKAITGELDEYHALAVCR, encoded by the coding sequence ATGAAAGCGAGCGACGGCATGTTCACCGACTCGGTTATCTACGTCACAACTCAAGGGGCTCAAGTCCAGACCGACGGCGGGCAGATCGTCGTTTACGACGTTGATGGCGATCAAGGCGAGCTGGGCACATTCCCAACCGAGAAGGTCGACACGATCAACGTCTTCGGTGGGGTGAACTTCTCGACACCGTTCGTCGCGCGGGCCAACGAGCACGGTATCGTACTCAACTACTTCACCGAGACCGGGAAATATCGCGGAAGTTTCGTCCCCGAACGGAACACGATCGCCGAAGTTCGTCGAGCACAGTATGCCCTGTCGGACAAGATGGAACTCGCCATCGCCTCATCGATGATCGGTGCGAAGATCCGCAACGCGCAAACGCTGCTCGCCCGCAAAGGGATTCACGGCACCGCCGAGCTCGCGACTCTGCGCGAGCGCACGAAGTCGGTGACGAGCAAGGACGATCTTCGTGGTGTTGAGGGCGGAGCTGCGGAGCAATATTTCAATCGGCTCGATGAGACGCTCATCGAGGGCTGGACGTTCGAGACACGGAGCAAACGGCCGCCAGAGGATCACATCAACTCGCTGTTGTCGTTGACGTACGTGATGATGAAAAACGAGGTGCTGAGTGCGTTGCGATGTTACAACCTCGATCCGTTTCTCGGCGTGCTTCACGCCGATCGACAGGGCCGACCCTCCCTCGCATTGGATCTCCAAGAGGAGTTTCGGCCGCTGTTCTGTGATGCGTTCGTGCTGCGGTTGGTCAACCGTCGGACGATCACTCACGATCAGTTCCGCGAGAACAATCATCTCACCGACGATGCGTTCCAGTTGTATCTCGACAAGTTCGATGATTACATGAGTGAGACACTGACCCACCCCTATTTCGAGTATCAGGTGAGCCGTCGAAAGGCGATCCGCCAGCAGGCGATTCTCCTCCGGAAGGCGATTACAGGAGAGTTAGACGAGTATCACGCGCTGGCGGTGTGTCGATGA
- a CDS encoding type IV secretory system conjugative DNA transfer family protein, which yields MVLLLFDRLPLWMWGLCFGVALGWWLFRSRSPPQTTSGREQYEPTGMSESIRSQLTDSDIPVERIDKRDPAGPVTPSLDDDVSCMVLGQTGNGKTSFVKARLEQWDFEGAVIAHALSEASETNEFVDFFEGRGQQVVKISSRESTHRWDPLVDYGQSLRGLETLSRGLFNTRDAVETGWSDPAQSLCTCALAVTTVEEKDFAAFPDVAARSPMRLVKACEDLSISGTKTITRPLRDLGDEERTAVHSTMLNQIRPLLLSDIVDEDLPRVSLRKYLAEPEGRILVCDNIRRDRHASPFWRLFLQSAIDLSYGIDGRQQFLLDEFDKLPQIENLPGLASAGRSAGVVGMLVAQDVHQIEDRYGEMARSLWTNCPNRVAFRLGETETAELVLSGIGRHEMQRQSLSTGSDPTDQRISKTIAVQQPLVTGELMSLAVGEALIQSRDGWWLGKLEEPRTSTSMETGQPALEAGSKGGTSATDRFQRFTRRLNNDKP from the coding sequence ATGGTTTTGTTGTTATTCGATCGCCTCCCGCTGTGGATGTGGGGACTATGTTTTGGTGTGGCGCTTGGGTGGTGGCTGTTCCGGTCACGGTCGCCGCCACAGACAACGTCGGGCCGCGAGCAGTATGAACCGACAGGGATGAGTGAGTCGATTCGCTCCCAGCTCACAGACAGTGATATTCCCGTTGAACGGATCGACAAACGCGATCCAGCGGGACCGGTGACACCGTCGCTTGATGACGATGTCTCGTGTATGGTGCTGGGGCAGACGGGTAACGGCAAGACATCGTTCGTGAAGGCCCGCCTTGAGCAGTGGGATTTCGAGGGGGCCGTGATCGCGCATGCGCTCTCGGAGGCTAGCGAGACAAACGAGTTCGTGGACTTTTTCGAGGGCCGCGGCCAGCAAGTCGTGAAGATCTCTTCACGGGAGTCCACCCACCGGTGGGATCCACTAGTCGATTATGGCCAGTCGCTGCGCGGGCTTGAAACGCTCTCACGGGGCCTGTTCAACACTCGTGACGCCGTCGAGACAGGCTGGTCGGATCCTGCCCAATCCCTGTGTACGTGTGCGCTCGCGGTGACGACAGTTGAGGAGAAGGATTTCGCGGCGTTCCCTGATGTGGCGGCACGGAGTCCGATGCGCCTCGTCAAAGCGTGTGAAGACCTCTCGATCTCGGGGACCAAGACGATCACCCGACCGTTGCGCGACCTCGGTGACGAAGAGCGTACGGCTGTTCACTCGACGATGCTGAATCAGATCCGGCCACTGTTGCTCTCAGATATTGTTGACGAGGACTTGCCTCGTGTCTCGTTGCGGAAGTACCTCGCAGAACCGGAGGGGCGGATTCTCGTGTGTGATAACATCCGTCGCGATCGCCATGCGAGTCCGTTCTGGCGACTATTCCTCCAGTCAGCGATCGACCTTTCGTACGGCATCGACGGTCGTCAACAGTTCCTCCTTGATGAGTTTGATAAGCTACCACAGATCGAGAACCTACCGGGGCTCGCGAGCGCTGGGCGATCGGCGGGCGTCGTCGGCATGCTCGTCGCCCAAGACGTCCACCAAATCGAAGATCGATACGGAGAGATGGCGCGCTCGCTGTGGACGAACTGTCCGAACCGGGTTGCCTTCCGGCTCGGTGAGACGGAGACCGCCGAGCTGGTGCTGTCGGGGATCGGGCGCCACGAGATGCAACGCCAGTCGCTCTCAACAGGATCTGATCCGACCGATCAGCGAATTTCGAAGACGATTGCTGTCCAACAGCCACTGGTTACTGGTGAGTTGATGAGTCTCGCCGTTGGTGAGGCGTTGATCCAATCCCGCGATGGCTGGTGGCTCGGGAAGCTCGAAGAACCGCGTACCTCTACGTCGATGGAGACAGGCCAGCCTGCACTTGAAGCTGGCTCAAAGGGAGGGACATCAGCGACGGACCGGTTCCAACGATTTACGCGGCGGCTGAACAACGACAAACCGTGA
- a CDS encoding GNAT family N-acetyltransferase, which yields MFPETIDTNSLSLHQLCEAHVDVFELYDLFAEKKEGMEDVFEYVPQEPYTSVKDAADRLEKAETAWDDGDAAQYAVYSADETLMGYAVLSLQWERRTGMLGVILATPYWGQGYAGECATALTEIAFDSLDLDVVAIGYDDENERSKRMIETFIDSVGGRYDGVLRNWTPLDDKVANHHRYTVTHDQYQQSTTDT from the coding sequence ATGTTTCCTGAGACCATCGACACGAACTCCCTCAGCCTCCACCAGCTGTGCGAGGCACATGTAGATGTATTCGAGTTATACGATCTCTTTGCAGAGAAGAAAGAAGGGATGGAAGATGTGTTCGAATACGTGCCGCAAGAGCCGTATACGTCGGTAAAGGATGCCGCTGACCGGCTGGAGAAGGCAGAGACAGCGTGGGATGATGGCGACGCCGCGCAGTATGCAGTGTACTCAGCTGATGAGACGCTGATGGGATACGCTGTGTTGTCATTACAGTGGGAGCGCCGAACGGGGATGCTTGGAGTCATTCTCGCTACACCATATTGGGGGCAAGGGTATGCAGGTGAGTGTGCGACGGCACTCACCGAGATCGCGTTTGACTCTCTTGATCTTGACGTAGTGGCTATCGGTTATGATGATGAGAATGAGCGGTCAAAACGGATGATCGAGACATTCATCGATTCCGTTGGTGGGCGATACGATGGCGTCTTGCGGAATTGGACACCACTCGATGACAAGGTCGCTAACCATCACCGCTATACTGTCACGCACGACCAGTATCAGCAGTCAACGACCGATACGTAG
- the cas2 gene encoding CRISPR-associated endonuclease Cas2, translated as MRLVVTYDVSDDANRRQVYRTLERYGAWRQYSVFELDVSKTERVELEDELTTQIEPTDGDRIRLYRLCEACCDSVTDLGVAPPEEQSNVL; from the coding sequence ATGAGACTCGTTGTAACCTACGATGTGAGTGATGATGCGAATCGTCGGCAGGTGTATCGAACGTTAGAGCGCTACGGAGCATGGCGACAGTACAGCGTCTTCGAACTGGACGTCTCAAAAACGGAACGGGTGGAACTGGAAGATGAACTCACCACACAGATCGAGCCAACGGATGGGGATCGAATCCGCCTCTATCGGCTCTGTGAGGCCTGCTGCGATAGTGTGACTGATCTTGGCGTCGCACCACCTGAGGAACAGTCGAACGTTTTGTGA
- the cas3 gene encoding type I-D CRISPR-associated helicase Cas3' gives MIVDGAGLATEPPNDVYARLGFSHARTFQNRTAEWVQSDNAAPVAVLRAPTGAGKTAAFHSIIEENNLTLVVYPTNALLNQQISRFEANGVSVAPLTGNTLSGHGDDRVEEILSFTDRYSGHDIVVTNPDILQSIIQNTYHGTTKAMQFYDRFDAVIYDEFHFYDPLAASGLLLQIHIFLDRRPTADIVLASATPNESFVSFVTDELAHSVRDIDVVFDDAGDRFRQPVTVKRHETRTIDEEIDAVIDRLRELITSADDLQTPQVALVFNSVAASNDFHQTLSDVAPEVFKHTVKDNGFDTNDPDVDLETESYFILNTTSKGEVGLDHDIQTLFMETPRSPSSFLQRFGRAGREHEATVHVYGLKEISWPETMAYRDFVSSIYNRVGDGPTADSEISQLRSLIGLRAAYALQDRMDAPEWMGEELRADFESAPEFDRWRGFIRSLDTTLKKAGEFGSPITRNSPTRKMLTFTRHCLGAFRGLRGRSLSIDIEYPRGDRKALTSYDLLTALRYYDIESITSDGTPRLRRRDTDQPVAITGRVPGYENRPKDYSGSRATLQDQFNKWLYPEIDMADLEQTRVDEGLLRRFISVLPLPKAVLPIEVRYDRYVAYVEQDGIPSVTVERRNI, from the coding sequence ATGATCGTCGACGGCGCTGGACTGGCGACCGAACCGCCCAACGATGTCTACGCTCGACTGGGATTTTCGCACGCCAGAACGTTCCAAAATCGAACGGCTGAGTGGGTGCAGTCCGATAATGCTGCGCCTGTCGCCGTCCTTCGCGCCCCCACTGGAGCCGGAAAAACGGCTGCATTCCACTCGATTATCGAGGAGAACAACCTCACGCTCGTCGTCTATCCGACAAATGCGCTCCTCAACCAACAGATCTCCCGATTCGAAGCGAACGGTGTCTCGGTCGCGCCTTTGACCGGGAATACACTCTCTGGGCATGGGGATGATCGTGTCGAGGAGATACTCTCGTTCACTGACCGCTACTCCGGACACGATATCGTGGTCACGAACCCCGATATCCTCCAATCGATCATCCAGAACACGTATCACGGCACTACGAAGGCGATGCAGTTCTACGACCGCTTTGATGCGGTGATCTATGACGAGTTTCACTTCTATGATCCGTTGGCAGCAAGTGGGCTGTTGCTACAAATACACATTTTCTTAGATCGGCGACCGACGGCCGATATCGTGCTGGCATCAGCGACCCCCAACGAATCGTTCGTCTCGTTCGTGACGGATGAACTCGCCCACTCTGTACGAGATATTGATGTCGTATTCGACGACGCTGGCGATCGATTCAGACAGCCAGTCACCGTCAAGCGCCACGAGACACGAACGATCGATGAGGAGATCGACGCTGTCATCGATCGATTGCGGGAGCTGATCACTAGCGCGGACGACCTGCAAACACCACAGGTGGCACTCGTGTTCAACAGCGTCGCCGCAAGCAACGACTTCCACCAGACACTCAGTGACGTGGCGCCAGAAGTGTTCAAACACACGGTTAAAGATAATGGGTTCGATACGAACGACCCCGATGTCGACCTCGAAACGGAGTCGTATTTCATACTGAATACGACGAGTAAGGGCGAGGTCGGACTCGATCACGATATCCAGACGCTGTTCATGGAAACGCCACGATCACCGAGTTCATTTCTCCAGCGCTTCGGACGAGCAGGGCGAGAACACGAAGCGACAGTACACGTGTATGGGCTCAAAGAGATATCCTGGCCAGAGACTATGGCGTATCGGGACTTCGTTAGTTCGATCTACAACAGAGTGGGAGATGGTCCCACTGCCGACAGTGAAATATCCCAACTCCGGAGTCTGATCGGCCTACGAGCTGCATACGCGTTACAGGATCGCATGGATGCTCCGGAATGGATGGGTGAAGAGTTACGAGCAGACTTCGAATCGGCTCCCGAATTCGACCGCTGGAGGGGCTTTATTCGCTCGCTAGATACAACACTGAAAAAGGCAGGGGAATTCGGATCGCCGATTACGCGAAACAGTCCGACGCGAAAGATGCTAACGTTCACTCGCCATTGTCTCGGGGCGTTCCGTGGCCTTCGAGGGCGGTCCCTATCTATCGATATCGAATATCCGCGAGGCGATCGAAAGGCATTGACATCATATGATTTGCTCACCGCTCTACGGTATTACGATATTGAATCGATCACATCCGACGGCACCCCACGGCTTCGCCGTCGCGATACGGACCAGCCTGTAGCGATTACGGGACGGGTACCAGGATACGAGAATCGTCCTAAGGATTACAGTGGGTCGAGAGCAACGTTGCAAGACCAATTTAACAAGTGGCTCTATCCGGAGATCGACATGGCTGATCTCGAACAAACCAGGGTTGATGAGGGATTGTTGCGACGATTCATTAGTGTTCTCCCCCTTCCGAAAGCTGTTCTCCCGATTGAGGTCCGATACGACCGATACGTGGCTTACGTCGAACAAGACGGAATCCCATCGGTGACCGTCGAACGGCGCAACATATGA
- the cas4 gene encoding CRISPR-associated protein Cas4, with amino-acid sequence MTEELINVSDLNQFRYCPRRYWYLHFFDTQGRNYERIDGKAMHDAKSRRGGWINEMYLEDEELGLKGRIDVLELDGKPIPIERKRAESGQYYRNDELQLAGYCLLLEAQLDEPVREGAIYLYETDQRMHIRITDDHRDAVEAQIQMMRSMSADTVPPIIDNPSKCDACSTRDYCMPQETLTLEPDRMPDVAWEEYV; translated from the coding sequence ATGACTGAAGAACTCATCAACGTCTCCGATCTCAACCAGTTTCGGTACTGTCCCCGTCGGTACTGGTATCTCCACTTCTTCGATACGCAAGGTCGGAATTATGAGCGGATTGACGGCAAAGCCATGCACGACGCCAAATCACGCCGGGGTGGATGGATTAATGAGATGTACCTTGAGGACGAAGAGCTCGGTTTGAAAGGCCGGATCGACGTGCTTGAACTCGATGGAAAGCCGATTCCAATCGAGCGAAAGCGCGCTGAGAGCGGCCAGTATTATCGGAATGATGAACTCCAGCTCGCTGGCTATTGTCTCTTGCTCGAAGCGCAGCTCGATGAACCGGTTCGGGAGGGTGCGATCTATCTGTACGAAACCGATCAACGAATGCACATCCGTATCACTGACGACCATCGTGATGCTGTCGAAGCGCAGATCCAGATGATGCGATCGATGAGTGCCGACACAGTACCGCCGATCATCGATAACCCGAGTAAGTGTGATGCCTGTTCGACGCGGGACTATTGTATGCCCCAGGAGACGCTGACGCTCGAACCTGATCGGATGCCAGACGTGGCGTGGGAGGAATACGTATGA